A region from the Lolium perenne isolate Kyuss_39 chromosome 4, Kyuss_2.0, whole genome shotgun sequence genome encodes:
- the LOC127297421 gene encoding cortical cell-delineating protein → MASTTMAFFLTVNLALLAATAHGCGSYCSNPTPVPTPPIAVPPPAPVIPTPVPPTPSSGGGGGTCSIDTLKLSVCANVLNLLKLNLGVPSTEQCCPLLSGLADLDAAVCLCTAIKANVLGISLNVPIDLVLLLNQCGKTCPADFTCPI, encoded by the coding sequence ATGGCGTCTACCACCATGGCCTTCTTCCTCACCGTGAACCTAGCCCTCCTCGCTGCCACCGCGCATGGTTGTGGATCATACTGCTCCAACCCCACCCCGGTCCCAACCCCACCGATCGCCGTCCCACCGCCGGCTCCGGTGATCCCGACGCCCGTGCCCCCGACGCCgtccagcggcggcggcggcggtaccTGCTCGATCGATACGCTGAAGCTGAGCGTGTGCGCCAACGTCCTGAACCTGCTCAAGCTCAACCTCGGCGTGCCGTCGACGGAGCAGTGCTGCCCGCTGCTGTCTGGGCTCGCCGACCTTGACGCCGCCGTCTGCCTCTGCACCGCCATCAAAGCCAACGTCCTCGGCATCAGTCTGAACGTGCCCATCGACCTCGTCCTTCTCCTCAACCAGTGCGGCAAGACCTGCCCCGCCGACTTCACCTGCCCAATCTGA
- the LOC127297420 gene encoding uncharacterized protein, whose amino-acid sequence MAKKVAVIATLLALNLLFFTFSDACGCQCGACPSPGGGGGGGGGGGGGGGGGRGGGGGSGGSGGSSGGGSSGGGGSGGSGGGGGGSSGGGGPGGGGSGGGGSGGGSSGGGGSGGGGGGGGRGGRCPVDALKLGVCANVLNGLINLELGTPPKKPCCTLIQGLADLEAAVCLCTALRANILGINLNVPIDLSLLVNYCGKSVPRGFQCP is encoded by the coding sequence ATGGCGAAGAAGGTGGCGGTGATCGCCACGCTGCTTGCCCTGAACCTGCTCTTCTTCACCTTCTCCGACGCATGTGGCTGCCAGTGTGGAGCCTGCCCTAGTccgggcggaggcggtggcggtggcgggggaggtggcggaggtggtggtggaggacgaGGCGGAGGTGGCGGGAGCGGAGGCAGCGGCGGCAGCAGCGGAGGAGGGAGTAGCGGAGGTGGAGGCAGCGGTGGTAGcggaggcggcggtggaggcagCAGCGGAGGTGGCGGGCCAGGAGGAGGTGGTAGCGGAGGTGGCGGGTCAGGAGgaggcagcagcggcggcggcggatcgggaggaggtggcggcggcggcggacgtgGAGGGCGGTGCCCGGTCGACGCGCTGAAGCTGGGCGTGTGCGCCAACGTGCTCAACGGGCTGATCAACCTTGAGCTGGGCACGCCGCCGAAGAAGCCTTGCTGCACGCTGATCCAGGGCCTCGCTGACCTGGAGGCGGCCGTCTGCCTCTGCACCGCACTCAGGGCCAACATCCTGGGCATCAACCTCAACGTGCCCATCGACCTCAGCCTCCTCGTCAACTACTGCGGCAAGAGCGTCCCCAGAGGCTTCCAGTGCCCATAG